One window of the Doryrhamphus excisus isolate RoL2022-K1 chromosome 10, RoL_Dexc_1.0, whole genome shotgun sequence genome contains the following:
- the znf1035 gene encoding zinc finger protein 1035 isoform X1: protein MAHEWDSYFQNFAPLSSDPKTLRTSEPEESLPHHIENFMGQHEFTNSTASHTASVSQSLFDTNYYSNSNMENSNSDCVYETFLNETPWQKEEHTSKDLAFKGRDPDVQGTTTNGLSSPGRFPSSYSTELQGLKQNCELIATSLLEDYSDVSSCSDTDVSKTGLSRKFITTTPNQQRKTDSTAKQSPSEWLFPHSGDGKSANERNAMSSDSSKLTVGENIGKYIPEIDAQDVCWTVGHEEPCSGFSTQISVTHKDKRRAQIQEQNNPDQHQIEGHYSDISVSDSENLTGIEDHPDDGKEQMTPPAYTKTLSANMEKHVEGLERGTKETRPLETQKAVAQHKRNTIHVKRTRSDILQLKDKESDSLVEDPSAVDQRKENVTLNDQAVIGKKKKNVASCLKLSKHQASKTVVQDNNCSDVTSMGDGHFCSNSDLSLNSNNSSADICPQQPFSSTDTKLSVRKETTCVQEEMETVSSKAITTDCSKLDMCVEDKDLDSYSQKDDPNNDYTCLDKNSGCSNENSSGCRQSDENPVPSEQERLAGCASFEGMDTSEGVELSREDSSNNYSAKLAEETCIGRTNSNSMIDSEEQGTVKSSLQMRKRLQPVVIMKKIKPVNAETNLYHCAVCQHETHSVDHLIEHHHCQHSVQNFPFFRTANRYLMSNKSDKHLTEVTKQLKHASRLRKKKGRYFCSVCNFSFLLRGPYMNHMRRHTGGTPYKCNACGTYFSHNTCLVRHKNVPGRCKGPKAMTPDLKPNDHNVINSEKPEATSPPPPPPPTVVIQSKRHDNLLECRVKLVDISKGHVCVHCSKIFSTAKKVKRHTYRVHKRKLLLAARQANSTTKPTKESNVNSTDTQNHKSSDKTTKKSHSNTEAKNYHYKCPLCPRLFIYSYNRTRHLRECVRLAVCNSKGKVGDRYRCPLCYATFSVPGNRYRHIKATCLRQYLIRLSNKEMKKSKENKEKIPMENKHDEQEPTDSKVTIKADHTYKCNLCPAVFQHPTGLFKHMKRHESKITGKMIKYKTSVLSKSKLTPSSMPATAESKSDNSVKPEEEIAALSLSCRFCDKNFDTSQSLKKHLLSHRGERPYRCLQCARGFKKRVYLLGHKIVHRMMQCTLCKKILPNAGHFVHHAKLYHKGEKFPCADCEKQFHNPAELLRHQKLHKTAKDEAHLLKEKPLQPLEFQQEPVKPQSLQCSLCKKEFDNVHALGEHCRTHISSSKCPFCNKDFIARRHLLNHMDEHTGEKPYSCTGCGKRFIREVNLKNHNENCAATLKATPNLKNNNKKSPQSPKPLPYYTRGKHQCSICSRSFCKKIRLFAHYEAHKANTLCCCTNCGMYFGANKYAEHWAHCGEIPETNVGLSSTGNACQSAPKKSLNANKTTSQSSASRMFPFRCPYCTRRFRFRSVLFKHSVAHTGVQPYPCTHCGKRFPSMSTQLHHEESCSSALKEEESKSESVASTDLPKFPTHQDEAQQSPVKPGEELKCKFCTKTFVKPRSLRRHILTHNEVNPYRCKACDSCFSRYDYLKVHQGHCKEKRLRLAVCIPKISLDDVGQGWKDRYPSDPEAKLDTFDCEVCSKNFPTQSKLSRHVTMFHTAKLFRCPRCDAGFSHEKTLKSHRKLKRCKKISKETNTPPEETPAAENVKNPLQEDKVQQLQQKQKYPCSYCPRAFATRAKLTIHTRLHTGEKPFACDCGQRFIRRDYLQRHLRKCTMKQENTKEHADLKKDCNAMTCLSVSTVGQNQETMTQSLNGFSCAYCSSRFSLFSQLQEHFLSSHQLETMAQTVSPAPLQHHLSKLPNIDDEVLDNKPSESMNLTCKLDTAIVGDLSESLVCPVCNMSFENKAGLKGHSRVHSKESLFKCKTCKKGFWNKNLLRNHNRKCRQGHGDATVTETPLKADLDLEDSILVFKDDSKTTGTGVLQTNFSCKSEHRNEDKVPAQSTENTEKKVVQYQCSECDLSFTDGLMLISHLEDHGREEQAKKLHTCAKCGQFCSSQSVLEKHMRLHGQYKEFSCSDCPKLFSTSSELEIHKTLHDPLRPFPCKLCGQRFWSQQSLCNHYKEEHPKNTFSCQFCQKVYSSKKALQRHCRKWHLKEQSVLHNTENSGQASPTCGSDKDGSNSRDSDSDSPYFPCHVCGKTFPTSENLEDHQKCHLGEKPHECAECGKCFFQAAQLEQHKRMHKSELQCQVCGRGFMSNFALRNHKHSHGKSRPHRCPKCQLSFTGPSQLAEHMSTHREENFPCDICNQVFLSKSSRAEHRKTHALSNKAPSPSRTPPQQRKRPFPFESTLEQVKKLKYRCGLCNERFKGPEDLSEHGCKPSKERPYSCLDCDKHFLHPSHLKQHRVVIHQVASETDCEYLCNHCNTPCASLEHFLSHLKNHENEHTVTDNLPVTLKCKMCKMTFSSKSNLDEHERHHCVSATNFECKECGRRFLERDALQQHLCSHQLQEPQENAHDSTSETTHRVTVPEEDVDVTGEELYHCRDCSMQFSSKSILLEHQNTKHNKEWQIKRAFKCTYCEKTFAWRHSLRNHVRKIHMTTPPQNTASPAKNKLKCTQCNYESKTPQELSLHMRMHAETEVGKYRCDMCYKSFASTGQLELHQESHVGQIVYECTECDKAFAFPHLLEEHQLTHKTIAST from the coding sequence ATGGCTCATGAGTGGGACTCGTATTTTCAAAACTTTGCCCCGCTGTCATCAGATCCAAAGACTTTGAGGACATCGGAACCAGAGGAAAGTCTTCCACATCATATAGAGAACTTCATGGGACAGCATGAGTTCACCAACTCTACAGCTTCACACACTGCTTCTGTATCACAGTCTCTGTTTGATACAAACTATTACTCAAATTCCAATATGGAAAATTCAAATTCCGACTGTGTTTACGAAACTTTTTTGAACGAAACCCCATGGCAAAAAGAGGAACACACATCAAAGGACCTCGCGTTCAAAGGTAGGGATCCTGACGTTCAAGGGACAACTACCAATGGATTATCTTCACCTGGACGTTTCCCTTCATCCTATTCAACTGAATTACAAGGACTAAAGCAAAACTGTGAACTCATAGCCACATCTCTTCTTGAGGACTATTCAGATGTTAGTAGTTGCTCAGACACAGATGTCAGTAAAACTGGGCTGTCACGTAAATTTATTACAACTACCCCTAATCAACAGCGTAAAACTGATTCTACTGCAAAACAAAGTCCATCAGAATGGCTTTTCCCTCACAGTGGAGATGGGAAATCTGCAAATGAGAGGAATGCAATGAGCTCAGATTCATCAAAACTGACGGTGGGGGAAAACATTGGTAAATACATCCCAGAGATAGACGCACAAGATGTTTGTTGGACTGTAGGACATGAAGAGCCCTGCTCAGGTTTTTCTACCCAAATAAGCGtgacacataaagacaaacgGAGAGCTCAAATTCAAGAACAAAACAATCCAGATCAACACCAAATCGAAGGACACTACTCGGACATTTCAGTCAGCGACAGTGAAAACTTGACCGGCATAGAGGATCACCCAGATGATGGAAAAGAGCAGATGACTCCACCTGCATACACAAAAACCTTATCTGCAAACATGGAAAAGCATGTCGAAGGACTAGAGAGAGGAACCAAAGAAACACGCCCACTGGAAACCCAAAAGGCTGTTGCTCAGCACAAAAGAAATACCATACATGTTAAACGGACCAGGAGTGACATCCTTCAACTGAAGGACAAAGAATCTGATTCATTGGTTGAAGATCCAAGTGCCGTTGATCAGCGAAAAGAAAATGTGACACTAAATGACCAGGCAGTgattggaaaaaagaaaaaaaatgttgcttccTGTTTAAAGTTATCCAAGCATCAGGCTTCTAAAACGGTAGTTCAGGACAACAATTGCAGCGATGTCACCTCAATGGGTGACGGTCATTTTTGTAGTAATTCAGATCTGTCTCTCAACTCCAATAACTCCAGCGCAGACATCTGCCCACAACAACCATTCTCAAGTACAGACACAAAGCTTTCTGTCAGAAAGGAAACCACTTGTGTCCAAGAGGAGATGGAAACGGTGTCCTCCAAAGCTATTACTACTGACTGTTCTAAATTGGATATGTGCGTTGAAGACAAGGATTTAGACTCCTACTCACAGAAAGATGACCCAAACAATGACTATACCTGCCTTGATAAGAATTCAGGATGCTCAAACGAAAACTCTTCTGGATGCCGTCAAAGTGATGAAAACCCAGTGCCCTCAGAACAAGAAAGGCTGGCAGGATGTGCATCATTCGAAGGGATGGACACATCCGAGGGAGTTGAGCTGTCAAGAGAAGATTCAAGTAACAATTACTCGGCAAAACTTGCGGAAGAAACCTGCATTGGCAGAACTAACAGCAACAGCATGATTGACTCAGAAGAGCAAGGTACTGTAAAATCATCTTTACAAATGAGAAAACGACTGCAGCCTGTTGTGATTATGAAGAAAATCAAGCCCGTCAATGCAGAGACTAATTTGTATCACTGTGCAGTTTGCCAGCATGAAACCCACAGCGTCGATCATTTAATTGAGCATCACCATTGCCAACATTCAGTGCAGAACTTCCCATTTTTCAGGACAGCCAATCGATACCTGATGAGTAATAAATCAGACAAACATTTGACAGAGGTAACCAAACAGCTTAAACATGCGTCTCGCTTGCGGAAAAAGAAAGGCCGTTATTTTTGCAGCGTTTGCAACTTCTCATTTTTACTAAGAGGTCCGTATATGAATCACATGCGGCGTCACACTGGCGGAACACCTTACAAATGCAATGCATGTGGTACATATTTTTCACATAATACTTGCTTGGTAAGACACAAGAATGTACCTGGTAGATGCAAGGGTCCAAAAGCGATGACTCCAGATTTAAAGCCCAATGACCATAATGTTATCAATTCCGAGAAACCCGAAGctacatcaccaccaccaccaccaccaccgacaGTTGTGATACAGAGTAAACGCCATGACAATCTACTTGAATGTCGGGTGAAGTTGGTTGACATATCCAAAGGTCATGTCTGTGTCCATTGTAGCAAAATATTCTCAACTGCAAAGAAAGTCAAAAGGCATACTTACAGGGTACACAAAAGAAAGCTATTATTAGCTGCGAGACAAGCTAATAGTACCACAAAACCCACTAAAGAATCCAATGTGAAttccacagacacacaaaatcacaaatCCAGTGACAAGACCACAAAAAAATCCCATTCCAACACCGAAGCAAAAAACTATCATTATAAATGTCCTCTTTGTCCAAGACTTTTCATCTATTCCTACAACAGAACACGACATTTACGTGAATGTGTCAGACTGGCTGTTTGTAACAGCAAGGGGAAAGTTGGTGATCGATACAGATGCCCGCTGTGTTATGCCACCTTTTCTGTGCCAGGCAACAGATACAGACACATAAAAGCCACTTGCCTCAGACAGTATCTCATTCGTTTATCCAATAAGGAAATGAAAAAGTCAAaggaaaataaggaaaaaatacCAATGGAAAACAAACACGATGAGCAGGAACCGACAGACTCAAAAGTGACAATAAAAGCCGACCACACTTACAAATGCAACCTTTGTCCAGCGGTTTTTCAACACCCAACCGGGCTCTTCAAACATATGAAGAGGCATGAGTCCAAAATCActggcaaaatgatcaagtaCAAGACTTCAGTTTTGTCCAAGTCCAAACTAACTCCTTCCAGCATGCCAGCCACCGCGGAGAGCAAAAGTGACAATAGCGTCAAACCAGAAGAAGAAATTGCTGCTCTTTCCTTGAGTTGTagattttgtgacaaaaactTTGACACATCACAATCACTGAAGAAGCACTTGCTCTCCCACAGAGGTGAAAGACCGTACCGCTGTCTGCAGTGTGCAAGAGGATTCAAGAAACGTGTCTACCTATTGGGTCACAAAATTGTCCATCGAATGATGCAGTGCACACTTTGCAAAAAGATCCTTCCGAATGCCGGGCATTTTGTCCACCATGCCAAATTATATCACAAAGGAGAAAAGTTCCCATGTGCAGACTGTGAAAAACAGTTTCACAATCCCGCAGAACTCCTTAGACATCAAAAATTACACAAAACCGCAAAAGACGAGGCTCATCTTTTGAAAGAAAAACCACTGCAGCCCTTGGAGTTTCAACAAGAACCAGTCAAACCACAGAGTCTCCAGTGTTCCCTGTGCAAAAAAGAATTTGATAATGTCCACGCACTCGGGGAACACTGTCGTACGCACATATCTTCATCTAAATGTCCTTTTTGCAATAAAGACTTTATTGCACGCCGACATTTGTTAAACCACATGGACgaacacacaggagaaaaaccttattCCTGTACAGGCTGTGGAAAACGTTTCATTCGAGAAGTGAACCTGAAAAATCACAATGAAAACTGTGCGGCAACTCTGAAAGCCACGCCAAAcctgaaaaataacaacaaaaagtcTCCACAATCTCCCAAACCCTTACCGTATTATACCAGGGGAAAACATCAGTGCTCCATTTGCTCTCGATCATTTTGTAAGAAAATCCGCCTCTTTGCTCATTACGAGGCCCACAAGGCAAATACTCTGTGTTGCTGCACAAATTGTGGGATGTACTTCGGAGCGAATAAATACGCCGAACATTGGGCACACTGTGGAGAGATTCCAGAAACCAACGTTGGCTTATCTTCTACTGGCAATGCATGTCAAAGCGCCCCTAAAAAAAGCCTGAACGCTAATAAAACTACATCCCAGTCCAGTGCATCAAGGATGTTTCCATTTAGGTGTCCTTACTGTACACGGAGGTTTCGGTTCAGATCCGTACTCTTTAAACATAGCGTGGCACATACCGGTGTTCAGCCGTATCCATGTACGCATTGCGGAAAAAGATTTCCATCAATGTCAACGCAGTTGCACCATGAAGAGAGCTGTAGTAGTGCTTTGAAGGAAGAAGAGTCCAAATCCGAAAGTGTGGCTTCGACAGATTTGCCAAAATTTCCCACTCACCAAGACGAAGCGCAGCAATCCCCGGTAAAACCTGGAGAAGAATTGAAATGTAAATTCTGCACAAAGACATTTGTTAAACCACGAAGCCTACGACGTCATATTTTGACCCACAATGAGGTGAATCCCTATCGGTGTAAAGCCTGTGACAGCTGCTTTTCAAGGTACGATTATCTTAAAGTACACCAGGGTCATTGTAAAGAGAAACGATTAAGGCTAGCGGTCTGCATTCCCAAAATCAGCCTGGATGATGTCGGCCAGGGTTGGAAAGACCGGTATCCCAGTGACCCTGAGGCAAAACTGGACACATTTGACTGTGAAGTCTGTTCAAAGAACTTCCCGACTCAATCGAAACTTTCCCGCCATGTCACAATGTTCCACACTGCCAAATTATTTCGGTGTCCACGTTGTGATGCGGGGTTTTCTCATGAAAAAACTCTAAAAAGCCACAGGAAGTTGAAAAGGTGCAAGAAAATCTCAAAGGAAACCAATACCCCACCAGAAGAAACTCCAGCagcagaaaatgtcaaaaatccaCTTCAAGAGGATAAAGTTCAGCAACTCCAACAGAAGCAAAAATACCCTTGCAGCTACTGCCCTCGTGCTTTTGCAACCAGGGCAAAGTTGACCATCCATACCCGACTGCACACAGGAGAGAAGCCGTTTGCTTGTGACTGTGGCCAGCGATTCATCAGACGGGATTATTTGCAGCGTCACCTTCGAAAATGCACCATGAAACAAGAAAACACCAAAGAACACGCAGATCTTAAAAAAGACTGCAATGCGATGACCTGCTTGTCAGTGTCAACAGTCGGACAGAACCAGGAAACTATGACCCAAAGCCTGAACGGCTTTTCTTGTGCATACTGCAGTTCAcggttttctttgttttcacaGCTTCAAGAGCATTTTTTGAGTTCACACCAGCTGGAAACAATGGCTCAAACGGTTTCACCCGCTCCTCTTCAACATCACCTGTCAAAGTTACCGAACATTGACGACGAGGTACTGGACAATAAGCCCAGTGAAAGCATGAATTTGACATGCAAACTGGATACGGCAATTGTTGGCGATTTATCTGAATCCCTGGTTTGTCCAGTGTGCAATATGTCCTTTGAAAATAAGGCCGGTCTCAAGGGTCATTCCCGTGTCCATTCAAAGGAGAGCCTGTTTAAATGTAAAACGTGCAAGAAAGGCTTTTGGAATAAAAATCTACTCCGCAACCACAATAGGAAATGCCGACAAGGACATGGTGATGCAACAGTTACGGAAACCCCTCTGAAAGCGGACCTTGATCTTGAAGACTCCATTCTAGTGTTCAAAGACGATTCAAAAACAACAGGGACCGGAGTTTTGCAGACAAATTTCTCCTGCAAAAGTGAGCACCGAAACGAAGACAAAGTTCCGGCGCAAAGCACTGAAAACACTGAGAAGAAGGTGGTCCAGTACCAATGTTCAGAATGTGATTTGAGCTTCACTGACGGCTTGATGCTCATCAGTCACCTTGAGGACCATGGAAGAGAGGAGCAAGCAAAAAAACTCCATACCTGTGCAAAGTGTGGGCAGTTTTGTTCAAGCCAATCCGTTCTTGAAAAACACATGAGGCTGCATGGTCAGTATAAGGAATTTTCTTGTTCTGACTGTCCCAAGTTATTTTCCACTTCATCCGAATTGGAAATCCACAAAACACTTCATGACCCATTAAGACCGTTTCCCTGCAAACTATGTGGTCAGCGGTTTTGGTCACAGCAGTCTCTTTGCAACCATTACAAAGAAGAACatccaaaaaatacattttcttgtcAATTCTGCCAGAAGGTATATTCTAGCAAAAAGGCTCTACAAAGACACTGCAGGAAATGGCATCTTAAGGAGCAAAGTGTCCTTCATAACACGGAGAACAGCGGTCAAGCCAGTCCAACATGTGGAAGTGACAAAGACGGAAGTAATAGCAGGGACAGTGACTCTGACTCTCCGTATTTCCCGTGCCACGTATGTGGTAAGACATTCCCAACATCGGAAAATCTGGAGGATCATCAAAAATGTCATCTCGGTGAAAAACCGCATGAGTGTGCGGAATGTGGCAAATGTTTTTTCCAGGCGGCTCAGTTGGAGCAGCATAAACGAATGCATAAGTCGGAATTGCAGTGTCAGGTTTGCGGAAGAGGTTTCATGTCCAACTTCGCACTGCGGAATCATAAACACAGTCATGGAAAGAGCCGTCCTCACCGGTGCCCCAAGTGTCAGCTCAGCTTCACTGGACCGTCACAGCTAGCAGAACATATGTCCACTCACCGGGAAGAGAACTTTCCATGTGACATATGCAATCAAGTGTTCCTCTCCAAAAGCAGTCGAGCCGAGCACAGGAAAACGCACGCGCTGTCGAATAAGGCGCCATCGCCTTCGCGAACACCACCACAACAACGTAAAAGGCCTTTTCCCTTTGAAAGTACACTGGAACAAGTCAAAAAACTGAAATACCGCTGCGGGTTATGTAACGAGCGCTTCAAAGGCCCGGAGGATCTCTCGGAGCACGGATGCAAACCAAGCAAGGAGCGACCGTATTCGTGTTTAGATTGCGACAAACATTTTCTTCATCCATCTCACCTGAAACAGCACCGAGTCGTCATCCATCAAGTGGCGTCAGAGACTGATTGCGAATATTTATGTAATCATTGCAATACCCCTTGCGCCTCTCTTGAGCACTTCCTTAGTCATCtgaaaaaccatgaaaatgAACATACAGTAACGGACAACCTGCCCGTTACGCTGAAgtgcaaaatgtgcaaaatgaccTTTTCCTCAAAAAGTAATCTTGATGAACACGAGCGACATCATTGTGTGTCCGCTACAAATTTTGAATGCAAGGAGTGCGGTCGGAGATTTTTGGAACGTGATGCTTTGCAACAGCACCTCTGTTCCCATCAACTGCAAGAACCTCAGGAGAACGCGCATGACTCGACCTCAGAAACCACCCATCGGGTAACCGTACCAGAGGAGGACGTTGATGTCACCGGTGAAGAATTATACCACTGCCGCGATTGCTCAATGCAGTTCTCTTCAAAAAGCATTCTCTTGGAGCATCAGAACACTAAACACAACAAAGAGTGGCAAATTAAGAGAGCGTTCAAATGCACGTATTGTGAAAAGACCTTCGCTTGGAGGCATTCCCTTAGAAATCACGTACGGAAGATCCACATGACGACTCCGCCCCAAAACACGGCATCGCCAGCAAAAAACAAGCTGAAATGTACCCAGTGTAATTATGAGTCGAAGACACCACAAGAACTGTCGTTGCACATGAGAATGCACGCTGAAACCGAAGTCGGGAAGTACCGCTGCGATATGTGCTACAAGTCGTTTGCGTCAACTGGTCAGCTTGAACTGCATCAGGAAAGTCATGTCGGGCAGATTGTGTATGAATGCACAGAATGCGACAAAGCATTTGCTTTTCCTCACTTGCTGGAGGAACATCAACTGACGCACAAAACAATAGCAAGTACATGA